The following are from one region of the Lacinutrix sp. Bg11-31 genome:
- a CDS encoding MotA/TolQ/ExbB proton channel family protein has protein sequence MNVVSSKFLVINPFVEGGPVFMSLILICLLLSIFFIIKGFLSLKANEAVSIKMIKLTVDSSLLGLVLGFLGSVIGLITAFDSIQSMGNVDPNIFAGGLKVSLLTATFGLFSFVVARVGILVLRSAIKK, from the coding sequence ATGAATGTAGTATCCTCAAAGTTTCTAGTAATTAATCCTTTTGTGGAAGGTGGACCAGTATTTATGTCTCTTATTTTAATTTGCTTATTACTTTCCATTTTCTTTATTATTAAAGGCTTTTTAAGCCTTAAAGCTAATGAAGCAGTTTCTATTAAAATGATAAAACTGACTGTAGATTCTAGTCTTTTAGGCTTAGTTTTAGGCTTTTTAGGTTCTGTTATTGGTTTAATTACAGCTTTCGATTCTATTCAATCTATGGGCAATGTAGATCCTAATATATTTGCAGGTGGACTTAAAGTATCTTTATTAACGGCTACTTTTGGGTTGTTTTCTTTTGTTGTTGCTAGAGTTGGAATACTAGTGTTAAGAAGCGCTATTAAAAAATAA
- the lpdA gene encoding dihydrolipoyl dehydrogenase: MSKYDVAIIGSGPGGYVAAIRCAQLGMKTAIIEKYSTLGGTCLNVGCIPSKALLSSSHHYEEATKHFEDHGIEIPGEIKVNLEKMIGRKQAVVDQTTGGIDFLMKKNKIDVFTGVGSFKDATHITITGEETTEIEATHSIIATGSKPSSLPFITLDKERVITSTEALKLKEIPKHLIIIGGGVIGLELGQVYRRLGAEVTVIEYMDRILPTMDAGLSKELNKVFKKAKCKMMLSHKVQSVERNGDEVIVKAENKKGEVVAFKGDYCLVSVGRNPYTDGLNLEAAGVKLTDRGQVETNEHLQTNVSNIYAIGDVVKGAMLAHKAEEEGVFVAETLAGQKPHIDYNLIPGVVYTWPEVAAVGKTEEELKAEGVAYKAGQFPFRALGRARASGDIDGFVKILADEKTDEVLGVHMIGARCADLIAEAVVAMEFRASAEDISRMSHAHPTFAEAVKEAALAATEDRALHV; the protein is encoded by the coding sequence ATGAGTAAATATGATGTAGCCATAATTGGTTCTGGACCTGGAGGATATGTAGCAGCAATACGTTGCGCACAACTAGGTATGAAAACAGCAATAATTGAAAAATATTCAACCTTAGGAGGCACCTGCTTAAACGTTGGTTGTATTCCTAGTAAAGCATTGTTAAGTTCTTCTCACCATTACGAGGAAGCTACAAAACATTTCGAAGATCACGGTATTGAAATACCTGGAGAGATAAAAGTAAACCTAGAAAAAATGATTGGTCGTAAGCAAGCAGTTGTAGACCAAACAACAGGAGGTATTGACTTTTTAATGAAGAAAAACAAAATCGACGTTTTTACAGGTGTTGGTAGTTTTAAAGACGCTACACACATAACAATTACAGGAGAAGAGACTACAGAGATTGAAGCTACACATAGTATTATCGCTACAGGATCTAAACCATCTAGCTTACCATTTATTACTTTAGATAAAGAACGTGTAATAACATCTACCGAAGCTTTAAAACTTAAAGAAATCCCTAAGCATTTAATTATAATTGGTGGAGGTGTTATTGGTTTAGAATTAGGTCAAGTGTACCGTCGTTTAGGAGCAGAAGTTACTGTTATTGAATATATGGATCGCATTCTTCCAACAATGGATGCAGGCTTATCTAAAGAACTTAATAAGGTCTTTAAAAAAGCAAAATGTAAAATGATGCTGTCTCACAAAGTACAATCTGTAGAGCGTAATGGAGACGAAGTTATCGTTAAAGCAGAAAATAAAAAAGGTGAAGTAGTAGCGTTTAAGGGAGACTATTGTTTAGTTTCTGTAGGGCGTAATCCATATACAGATGGTTTAAACCTTGAAGCTGCTGGTGTTAAGTTAACAGATCGCGGACAAGTAGAAACAAACGAACATTTACAAACAAATGTTTCTAATATTTATGCCATTGGTGATGTTGTTAAAGGAGCTATGTTAGCACACAAAGCTGAAGAAGAAGGTGTTTTTGTCGCCGAAACTTTAGCAGGACAAAAACCGCATATCGATTATAACTTAATTCCAGGTGTTGTTTATACTTGGCCAGAAGTTGCTGCAGTTGGTAAAACTGAAGAAGAATTAAAAGCAGAAGGTGTTGCTTATAAAGCAGGACAGTTTCCTTTTAGAGCTTTAGGTAGAGCAAGAGCAAGTGGAGATATCGACGGATTTGTAAAAATATTAGCCGATGAGAAAACAGACGAAGTTCTAGGTGTACACATGATTGGTGCACGTTGTGCAGACTTAATAGCAGAAGCAGTAGTTGCTATGGAATTTAGAGCAAGTGCAGAAGATATTTCGCGTATGTCTCATGCACATCCAACATTTGCAGAAGCAGTAAAAGAAGCAGCTTTAGCAGCAACAGAAGATCGCGCTTTACACGTATAA
- a CDS encoding MarC family protein: MNEVIAFGILSFTSFFTLINPFGTMPIFMTMTADLDKSHRTKTAQKASIVSFITIIIFAFSGQVLFNFFGISVNSFRVVGGVIFFLMGMDMLQARLGKVKLKESEIKTYVDDISVTPLAIPMICGPGALTNAIVMMEDAHSIEKKIILILAVVAVISVTYIILYSSTKIIKILGQTGINVMMRLMGLIVMVIAVEFFFSGLKPIILDILNNQATSILT, encoded by the coding sequence ATGAACGAAGTAATAGCTTTCGGAATCCTATCATTCACCTCTTTTTTTACACTGATAAATCCTTTTGGCACTATGCCAATATTCATGACGATGACTGCAGACTTAGATAAAAGTCATAGAACTAAAACTGCACAAAAAGCGTCGATAGTATCTTTTATTACTATAATAATATTTGCCTTTTCTGGGCAAGTATTATTTAATTTCTTTGGCATCTCTGTAAACAGTTTTAGAGTTGTTGGAGGTGTTATCTTTTTTTTAATGGGAATGGATATGCTTCAAGCACGCTTAGGCAAAGTAAAATTGAAAGAATCGGAAATTAAAACATACGTCGATGATATTTCTGTAACGCCTTTAGCAATCCCAATGATATGTGGACCAGGAGCACTAACCAATGCCATAGTAATGATGGAGGATGCCCATTCAATAGAAAAAAAAATCATCCTAATTCTTGCTGTAGTAGCAGTTATATCTGTAACTTATATTATTCTATATAGTTCTACAAAAATTATTAAAATTCTTGGTCAAACAGGAATAAATGTCATGATGCGTTTAATGGGTTTAATAGTAATGGTAATAGCTGTAGAATTCTTTTTTAGCGGTCTCAAACCAATTATTTTAGATATTCTAAATAATCAAGCAACTAGTATTCTCACTTAA
- a CDS encoding LytTR family DNA-binding domain-containing protein → MHKQISCLIVDDEAIAREIIATHLSKIDNIKIVKSCSNAVDAFNCINASKIDLVFLDINMPEISGIAFAKSINKDIKVIFTTAYRDYAVEGFELQAVDYLLKPIAFERLLKAVNTYFDVYNTKEIETSKTEEANDFMFVRSDRRMLKIDFYAIVYIESYSDYIKIHLTNETIVTRETISAIQAKLPKQQFMRIHRSYIISIKHIGSFTNEHITIDKKALPISRSYKKEVLKALEKY, encoded by the coding sequence ATGCATAAACAAATCTCTTGTCTTATTGTTGATGACGAAGCTATTGCAAGAGAAATAATTGCAACACATTTATCTAAAATAGATAATATTAAAATTGTAAAAAGTTGCAGCAATGCAGTTGATGCTTTTAATTGTATTAATGCTAGTAAAATTGACTTGGTTTTTTTAGATATTAATATGCCAGAAATTTCAGGGATAGCTTTTGCAAAGTCCATAAACAAAGACATTAAAGTAATATTTACCACTGCGTATAGAGATTATGCTGTGGAAGGTTTCGAATTACAAGCTGTAGATTATTTATTAAAACCAATAGCTTTTGAGCGTTTATTAAAAGCCGTAAACACTTATTTTGATGTTTACAACACAAAAGAAATAGAAACAAGTAAAACTGAAGAAGCAAACGATTTTATGTTTGTACGCTCAGATAGACGCATGCTTAAAATTGATTTTTATGCTATTGTTTACATTGAAAGCTATAGCGATTATATAAAAATTCATTTAACAAATGAAACTATAGTTACTCGTGAGACTATTAGTGCTATTCAAGCCAAATTACCAAAGCAGCAATTTATGCGTATTCATCGTTCTTATATTATTTCTATAAAACATATTGGGTCTTTTACAAACGAGCATATTACAATTGATAAAAAAGCGTTACCAATTAGTAGGAGTTATAAAAAGGAGGTTTTAAAAGCTTTAGAAAAGTATTGA
- a CDS encoding sensor histidine kinase, with amino-acid sequence MLKKEFILKKLGQVLLHVLFWLGVLFFYTYFFGVGSTDFNQTLYFSLFLMPITITTTYVSIYKLIPEYLITKQYFRFGLYSLYTLIISGYLIFVSIFFSLIFLSNFEYNKMSPISKNLLFVMTGVYLVVIIVSAFKLLKLNLKNSEKANVLETKILETQLKLKEQELNYLKMQIHPHFLFNTLNTMYGFALKKADETPEMILKLSNLLDYLLYQTDKPFVSLTEEINHIKDYIALEQLRFNDTLAVSFISKNIKETTNISPMLLMPFVENSFKHGFIQNGALKVDITISCEAENLRFYIKNTSQKQTNSENGIGLENIKKRLELLYKDKYTLDINDNETTFEVVLKLNTKTLKNA; translated from the coding sequence ATGCTAAAAAAGGAATTCATCTTAAAAAAACTAGGACAAGTACTACTACATGTTCTATTCTGGCTTGGTGTGCTCTTTTTTTACACTTATTTTTTTGGTGTTGGTAGTACAGATTTTAATCAAACACTATATTTTTCTTTGTTCTTAATGCCAATTACAATAACAACAACTTATGTTTCAATTTATAAATTAATACCAGAGTATTTAATTACAAAACAGTATTTCCGTTTTGGCTTGTATAGTTTGTATACTTTAATAATATCTGGTTATTTAATTTTTGTTTCTATCTTTTTTAGCTTGATTTTCTTGTCAAATTTCGAATACAACAAAATGAGCCCAATAAGCAAAAACTTGCTCTTTGTAATGACAGGTGTTTATCTTGTGGTTATTATTGTTAGCGCTTTTAAATTATTAAAATTGAATTTAAAAAACAGTGAGAAAGCAAATGTTTTAGAAACTAAGATACTAGAAACACAGCTAAAATTAAAAGAACAAGAATTGAATTACTTAAAAATGCAAATTCATCCGCATTTCTTGTTTAACACATTAAATACAATGTATGGTTTCGCTTTAAAAAAAGCAGATGAAACACCAGAAATGATACTAAAACTGTCTAACCTATTAGACTACCTACTCTACCAAACAGATAAACCATTTGTAAGTTTAACCGAAGAAATAAACCATATAAAAGACTATATCGCACTAGAACAATTACGTTTTAATGACACATTAGCTGTTTCTTTTATTTCTAAAAACATTAAAGAAACCACCAACATATCTCCAATGTTATTAATGCCTTTTGTAGAGAATAGTTTTAAACATGGCTTTATACAAAATGGCGCATTAAAAGTAGATATTACTATTTCTTGTGAAGCTGAAAACTTAAGATTTTACATAAAAAACACGTCACAAAAGCAAACTAATAGTGAAAATGGTATTGGTTTAGAAAACATAAAAAAACGATTAGAATTACTTTACAAAGACAAATACACGCTTGATATTAATGATAATGAAACTACTTTTGAAGTTGTATTAAAACTTAACACAAAAACCTTAAAAAATGCATAA
- a CDS encoding nuclear transport factor 2 family protein: MKTTITKICTYLIIVTVAFSCKREEEDKSVSINEYVLEDQELYNTIKALDTKYFNAYNTCDIETQSEMVPDNFEFYHDKGGLMTSKDDFLEALKNNICGKVKRTLVEGSVEVYPINNYGAVQIGYHTFFNNQEPDAVSKPSKFIVIWKKENNSWKMSRVVSLH; the protein is encoded by the coding sequence ATGAAAACTACAATCACTAAAATCTGTACTTACTTAATAATTGTAACTGTTGCTTTTTCTTGTAAAAGGGAAGAAGAAGACAAGTCAGTTTCTATAAATGAATATGTACTTGAAGACCAGGAATTATACAATACAATAAAAGCTTTAGATACTAAGTATTTTAATGCTTATAATACCTGTGATATAGAAACACAAAGTGAAATGGTTCCTGATAATTTTGAGTTTTATCATGATAAAGGAGGTTTAATGACCTCTAAAGATGATTTTTTAGAAGCATTAAAAAATAATATTTGCGGAAAAGTAAAACGAACTTTAGTTGAAGGGAGTGTAGAAGTTTACCCAATAAATAATTATGGAGCAGTTCAAATTGGGTATCATACCTTTTTTAATAATCAAGAACCTGATGCAGTCTCTAAACCAAGTAAATTTATAGTTATTTGGAAAAAAGAAAATAACTCTTGGAAAATGTCTAGAGTAGTTAGTTTGCATTAG
- a CDS encoding Lrp/AsnC family transcriptional regulator — protein sequence MTFDAIDTKLIQLLQEDCKQTNKELSNKLNLSITAVYERIKKLENNGVIDKYVALIKKEAIEKSFVAFCHIKLEKHSQAYVMKFEKEVTELDEVLECFHISGDYDYLLKVLVKDMEAFREFMVNKLTNINHIGSTHSMFMINEVKHTTAISV from the coding sequence ATGACTTTTGATGCTATAGACACCAAACTAATTCAATTACTACAAGAAGATTGTAAACAGACTAATAAAGAACTTTCTAATAAATTAAACTTATCTATAACAGCAGTTTACGAGCGTATTAAAAAGCTTGAAAATAATGGTGTAATAGATAAATATGTAGCTTTAATTAAAAAAGAAGCCATAGAAAAATCGTTTGTTGCTTTTTGTCACATTAAGTTAGAAAAGCATTCTCAAGCTTATGTAATGAAGTTTGAAAAGGAGGTAACCGAATTAGACGAGGTTCTAGAATGTTTTCACATTAGTGGAGATTACGATTACTTGTTAAAAGTTCTAGTAAAGGACATGGAGGCTTTTAGAGAGTTCATGGTAAATAAACTAACCAACATTAATCATATTGGAAGCACACATAGTATGTTCATGATTAACGAAGTAAAGCATACTACTGCTATTTCAGTTTAA
- a CDS encoding aldose 1-epimerase family protein: protein MFELSNSILKIKVKPIGAELCEISSVKNNTQFMWDANPDIWGSFAPNLFPIIGALKDETYFYKGTKYNMPKHGFVRHSKDIKLVKETKNSLSFSLTYNEDLLKIYPFKFEFKITYTLIDNILDINYTVKNLDNKSIYFSVGGHPAFKCPLYNDENYTDYNLVFETEETSKTHLLNTQTGLVKNETKPVFTTKNSIQLNPNLFSEDALIFKDLKSRKVALVSTKHGEILNMTFKDFNYLGLWAKPNAPYVCIEPWLGIADQENTSQNIVEKEGIIKLPENETFSTNYSVQIHEHHLG, encoded by the coding sequence ATGTTCGAATTATCTAATAGTATTTTAAAAATTAAAGTTAAACCAATAGGTGCAGAACTTTGCGAAATAAGTTCGGTAAAAAACAACACACAGTTTATGTGGGATGCAAATCCTGATATATGGGGAAGCTTTGCTCCTAACCTCTTTCCTATTATTGGAGCGTTAAAAGATGAAACTTATTTTTATAAAGGCACAAAATACAACATGCCTAAACATGGTTTTGTTAGGCATAGTAAAGACATTAAGCTTGTTAAAGAAACGAAAAATAGCCTAAGTTTTAGTTTAACTTATAATGAGGATTTATTAAAAATATATCCTTTTAAATTTGAGTTTAAAATTACCTATACTTTAATAGACAATATATTAGACATTAATTATACTGTAAAAAATTTAGATAATAAATCCATATACTTTTCTGTTGGAGGACATCCAGCTTTTAAATGTCCTTTATATAATGATGAAAATTATACAGATTATAATTTAGTTTTTGAAACTGAAGAAACCTCAAAAACACATTTACTAAATACACAAACCGGATTAGTGAAAAATGAAACAAAACCTGTTTTTACTACTAAAAATAGCATTCAATTAAATCCAAATTTATTTAGTGAGGATGCACTTATTTTTAAAGATTTAAAATCTAGAAAAGTAGCTTTAGTTAGCACTAAACATGGAGAAATATTAAATATGACTTTTAAAGATTTTAATTATCTTGGTCTTTGGGCAAAACCCAACGCACCTTATGTTTGTATTGAACCTTGGTTAGGCATTGCAGATCAAGAAAACACGTCTCAAAACATCGTAGAAAAAGAAGGTATTATTAAATTACCTGAAAATGAAACCTTTAGCACAAACTATAGTGTGCAAATACATGAGCATCATTTAGGGTAA
- the fabV gene encoding enoyl-ACP reductase FabV — translation MIIEPKTRGFICLTSHPKGCEQNVINQIEYIKERPVTEGPKKVLVIGASTGFGLASRITSAYGSNAATIGAFFEKPPTAGRPASPGWYNSAAFEAQANKDGLYAKSINGDAFSNAIKTETIDLIKKDLGEIDLLVYSLASPVRTHPDSGVRFKSVLKPIGTTFTDNTVDFHTGEVKEVTIGPCTEEEIDNTVAVMGGEDWQMWIDQLKAAGVLSKDFKTVAYSYIGPSLTEAVYRKGTIGRAKDDLEATAFKITDALKDINGQAYVSVNKALVTQASSAIPVIPLYISLLYKVMKAEGIHEGCIEQIERLFNARLYSENTPLDDAGRIRIDDWEMRDDIQAKVLELWKQATTETLPEIGDLKGYETDFFNLFGFKVEGIDYDKDVDEMVNVPSITA, via the coding sequence ATGATAATAGAACCAAAAACAAGAGGATTTATATGTTTAACATCACACCCAAAAGGTTGTGAGCAAAACGTAATAAACCAAATAGAATATATAAAGGAAAGACCAGTTACAGAAGGTCCTAAAAAAGTATTAGTCATTGGTGCATCTACAGGATTTGGATTGGCATCACGTATTACAAGTGCTTATGGATCTAACGCTGCAACCATTGGTGCTTTTTTCGAGAAGCCACCAACAGCAGGTCGTCCAGCATCACCAGGCTGGTACAATAGTGCTGCTTTCGAGGCTCAAGCCAATAAAGATGGATTATATGCTAAAAGTATAAATGGAGATGCATTTTCTAATGCTATAAAAACTGAAACTATTGACCTAATCAAAAAGGATTTAGGAGAAATAGATTTATTGGTTTATAGTTTAGCTTCACCAGTACGTACGCATCCAGATTCTGGAGTGCGTTTTAAATCGGTTTTAAAACCAATTGGTACTACATTCACAGATAACACCGTAGATTTTCATACAGGTGAAGTTAAAGAGGTAACAATAGGACCATGTACAGAAGAGGAGATTGATAATACTGTTGCTGTAATGGGAGGTGAAGATTGGCAAATGTGGATAGACCAACTTAAAGCAGCAGGTGTTTTATCTAAAGATTTTAAAACAGTTGCTTACTCATATATTGGTCCATCATTAACTGAAGCAGTTTACAGAAAAGGAACAATTGGTCGTGCAAAAGACGATTTAGAGGCGACTGCATTTAAGATTACAGATGCTTTAAAAGACATCAACGGTCAAGCTTATGTGTCTGTCAATAAAGCATTAGTAACACAGGCTAGTTCTGCTATTCCAGTGATACCATTATATATATCATTATTATATAAAGTAATGAAAGCAGAAGGTATTCACGAAGGTTGTATTGAGCAAATAGAACGTTTGTTTAACGCACGTTTATATTCTGAAAACACACCTTTAGACGACGCAGGAAGAATTAGAATTGACGATTGGGAAATGCGTGATGATATTCAAGCAAAAGTTTTAGAGCTTTGGAAACAAGCTACAACCGAAACTTTACCAGAAATAGGAGATTTAAAAGGTTATGAAACAGATTTCTTTAATCTTTTTGGTTTTAAAGTAGAAGGTATTGATTACGATAAAGATGTTGACGAAATGGTTAATGTACCAAGTATAACAGCATAG
- a CDS encoding DEAD/DEAH box helicase: MTFRDLNLNTPLYNALDDLGFTTPTPIQAEAFSVVASGKDMVGIAQTGTGKTFGYMLPVLKNLPFSKQENPRVLVLVPTRELVVQVVDEIEKLTKYINTRVLGVYGGTNINTQKRAIAEGIDILVATPGRMYDLALSHVLNLKSIQKLIIDEVDVMLDLGFRHQLINIFDLLPERRQNIMFSATMTHDVDALITDFFKSPEKVSIATSGTPLENIKQTRYKVPNFYTKLNLLKHLLRDEETYNKVLIFVAYKKMADRLFEALEEEYNDELCVIHSNKTQNYRLRSIEQFREGINRILVATDVMARGLDIDNVTHVINFDTPDFPENYMHRIGRTGRAEREGQAHVFTTEKDEHAIDDIEALMQMTITVAELPSEVEISKELIEEERPQIKEHNNPHKRLKDEDAPGPAFHDKSEKNSKENKGGSYKFKIAAKYKKPKTRGDKNYQKFNKNKK; the protein is encoded by the coding sequence TTGACTTTTAGAGATTTAAACTTAAATACACCATTATATAACGCGCTTGACGATTTAGGCTTTACAACGCCTACACCTATTCAAGCCGAAGCTTTTAGCGTTGTTGCCAGCGGAAAAGATATGGTTGGAATTGCGCAAACTGGAACCGGGAAAACCTTTGGTTATATGCTTCCAGTGCTTAAAAACTTACCGTTTTCTAAACAAGAGAACCCAAGAGTATTGGTTTTAGTACCTACTCGAGAGCTTGTTGTACAAGTGGTAGACGAGATAGAAAAGCTAACAAAATACATAAACACACGTGTTTTAGGTGTTTATGGTGGTACAAATATTAATACTCAAAAAAGAGCTATTGCTGAAGGTATTGATATTTTAGTTGCGACTCCTGGTCGTATGTACGATTTAGCTTTAAGTCATGTTTTAAATTTAAAATCTATTCAAAAATTAATTATCGATGAAGTAGATGTCATGTTAGACTTAGGTTTTAGACATCAATTAATTAATATTTTTGACCTTCTACCAGAACGTCGTCAAAATATTATGTTCTCTGCAACCATGACTCATGATGTAGATGCATTAATTACAGATTTCTTTAAATCTCCAGAAAAAGTATCGATTGCAACTTCTGGAACTCCTTTAGAGAATATTAAACAAACACGTTATAAAGTTCCTAATTTCTATACGAAGTTAAATTTACTAAAACATTTACTTCGAGATGAAGAAACTTATAATAAAGTCTTAATTTTTGTTGCTTACAAAAAGATGGCAGATCGCCTTTTTGAAGCTCTAGAAGAAGAATACAACGATGAACTTTGTGTTATACACTCTAACAAAACGCAAAATTATAGATTGCGTAGTATCGAGCAATTTCGTGAAGGTATTAATAGAATTCTAGTGGCTACAGATGTTATGGCTCGTGGTTTGGATATTGATAATGTAACGCATGTTATAAATTTTGACACTCCAGATTTTCCAGAAAACTACATGCATAGAATTGGTAGAACTGGTCGTGCAGAACGAGAAGGACAGGCTCATGTTTTTACTACAGAAAAAGATGAACACGCTATAGATGACATCGAAGCATTAATGCAGATGACTATTACTGTTGCAGAATTACCTTCTGAAGTTGAGATTTCTAAAGAGTTAATTGAAGAAGAAAGACCTCAAATTAAAGAACACAATAACCCGCACAAAAGACTAAAAGACGAAGATGCTCCAGGTCCTGCTTTTCATGATAAATCTGAAAAGAATTCTAAAGAAAATAAAGGTGGATCTTATAAGTTTAAAATTGCTGCTAAGTATAAAAAACCAAAAACTAGAGGAGATAAGAATTATCAGAAATTTAATAAGAATAAGAAGTAG
- a CDS encoding CPBP family intramembrane glutamic endopeptidase, with product MFQSIRYKLIEFFLIFIVTPISFTIDFPFWIKGIIALTGFVYIIYVLLKIQKNKFRIAKNINWSRFFRDTLIKLVGIAFITIALVYFLDKASLFKVLINKPLMWLVLLFVYSAFSVYPQELIFRTFYFQRYENLFQNKKLFIFINAVVFSLAHLFFRNTLVIALTFFGGLLFAFTYKKTKSTLLVSIEHAIYGCWLFTVGMGEMLGFPS from the coding sequence ATGTTTCAGTCAATAAGATATAAGCTTATAGAATTCTTTTTAATATTTATTGTAACTCCTATAAGTTTTACAATAGATTTTCCGTTTTGGATAAAGGGAATTATAGCTTTAACAGGCTTTGTTTACATAATATATGTATTATTAAAAATTCAGAAAAATAAATTCAGAATTGCAAAGAATATTAATTGGTCGCGGTTTTTTCGTGATACTTTAATAAAATTAGTTGGTATCGCTTTTATTACAATAGCCTTAGTCTACTTTTTAGACAAAGCAAGTCTGTTTAAAGTGTTAATAAATAAGCCTTTAATGTGGTTGGTTTTACTATTTGTGTATTCAGCTTTTTCGGTTTATCCGCAAGAATTAATATTTAGAACCTTTTACTTTCAACGTTACGAGAATTTATTTCAGAATAAAAAACTATTCATTTTTATAAATGCTGTTGTGTTTTCTTTAGCACATTTGTTTTTTAGAAATACCTTAGTAATCGCCTTAACCTTTTTTGGTGGATTACTTTTTGCTTTCACTTATAAGAAGACAAAATCAACACTCTTAGTATCTATAGAACATGCCATTTATGGTTGTTGGTTATTTACTGTTGGCATGGGAGAAATGCTTGGTTTTCCAAGTTAA
- a CDS encoding aminotransferase class I/II-fold pyridoxal phosphate-dependent enzyme, which produces MKFKPANNIQDLQYFGEFGGVNPSISDSSTYTFISAKTMQDTFEGNADGCYLYSRHTTPSNLYLSQALAAMEGTESANVTASGMGAITPVILQLCDAGDHVVSSRTIYGGTYAFLKNFTPRLNITTSFVDITKLDIVEAAITPNTKVLYCESVSNPLLEVADIEGLAKLAKKHNLKLVVDNTFSPLSVSPAVLGADIVIHSLTKFINGSSDTVGGVVCGTQEFIDSLKSVNDGACMLLGSTMDSLRAASVLKNLRTLHIRMQQHSYNATFLAEKFQDLGIKTVYPGLASHPSHELFKTMMNEKYGFGGMLTIDTGSLENANALMELMQEKNLGYLAVSLGFYKTLFSAPGSSTSSEIPEDEQKEMGLSDGLIRFSIGLDADIERTFDMMRACMLEVGVLQTEMA; this is translated from the coding sequence ATGAAATTTAAACCAGCAAATAATATTCAGGACTTACAATATTTTGGAGAGTTTGGAGGCGTAAATCCTTCAATTTCAGACTCCTCTACTTACACCTTTATATCTGCAAAAACAATGCAAGATACTTTTGAAGGTAATGCAGATGGTTGTTATTTATATTCAAGACATACAACACCTTCTAACCTATATTTAAGCCAAGCTTTAGCAGCAATGGAAGGCACAGAATCTGCTAATGTTACAGCTTCTGGAATGGGTGCAATTACACCTGTAATTTTACAACTTTGTGATGCTGGAGATCACGTAGTTTCTAGTAGAACTATTTATGGAGGTACTTATGCTTTTCTAAAAAACTTTACACCTCGCCTAAATATTACAACATCTTTTGTAGACATTACAAAATTAGATATTGTTGAAGCTGCTATTACTCCAAACACAAAGGTTTTATACTGCGAATCTGTTAGTAACCCATTACTAGAAGTTGCAGATATAGAAGGTTTAGCTAAACTTGCTAAAAAGCATAATTTAAAGTTAGTTGTAGATAATACATTCTCTCCTTTATCGGTTTCTCCTGCTGTTTTAGGTGCAGATATAGTAATACATAGTTTAACAAAATTCATTAATGGATCTAGTGATACCGTTGGTGGTGTAGTTTGTGGAACACAAGAATTTATAGACAGCTTAAAAAGTGTAAATGATGGTGCTTGTATGCTTTTAGGTTCTACAATGGATAGTTTACGTGCTGCTTCTGTTCTTAAAAACTTAAGGACATTACATATTAGAATGCAACAACACAGTTATAATGCTACTTTTTTAGCCGAGAAATTTCAAGATTTAGGTATAAAAACAGTATATCCAGGTTTAGCATCGCATCCTTCTCATGAGTTATTTAAAACAATGATGAACGAAAAATACGGATTTGGTGGTATGCTTACTATAGATACTGGTTCTCTTGAAAACGCAAATGCTTTAATGGAGTTAATGCAAGAGAAAAACTTAGGTTATTTAGCAGTAAGTTTAGGGTTCTACAAAACATTATTTAGCGCTCCTGGAAGTTCTACTTCTTCAGAAATCCCTGAAGATGAACAAAAAGAAATGGGATTAAGCGATGGATTGATTCGTTTTTCTATTGGATTAGATGCAGATATAGAACGTACTTTTGATATGATGAGAGCATGCATGTTAGAAGTTGGTGTTCTACAAACTGAAATGGCATAA